Proteins encoded within one genomic window of Calditrichota bacterium:
- a CDS encoding HK97 gp10 family phage protein yields the protein MIARRTEADRRGRGLFDAARNRCARGRFGGLRRCALCRFRCAAGELFRSRHSSDCSPRAGIQESVIKIEVDFPAVEKVKRFGRSYPGALKVALYQGLTAIALEIQRTAVERLKEGGAVDLGQLWNSIHIHKISPGEVIVGTNAEYAAAVEFGAEGHWLTIDKIPGFRGWMKRHGIDPVAKMKYFYVHPKPRSYMEPAYQQGKQVAPDEVKRAVEAALLMAGV from the coding sequence ATTATCGCCCGAAGAACTGAAGCAGATCGGCGCGGACGGGGTCTGTTCGATGCTGCCCGAAACCGATGTGCGCGAGGGAGATTTGGTGGTCTTCGGCGATGTGCGTTATGTCGTTTCCGATGTGCGGCGGGAGAACTGTTTCGGAGCCGTCACTCATCTGACTGTTCGCCTCGAGCGGGAATACAAGAATCCGTGATCAAGATCGAAGTCGACTTTCCGGCTGTGGAGAAGGTGAAGCGATTCGGCCGCAGCTATCCCGGCGCATTGAAGGTCGCGCTCTATCAAGGACTAACAGCCATCGCTCTGGAAATCCAACGCACGGCGGTTGAGAGATTGAAAGAAGGCGGCGCGGTCGATCTGGGACAACTGTGGAATTCTATTCACATCCATAAAATATCTCCAGGCGAAGTCATCGTCGGAACGAACGCCGAATACGCCGCCGCGGTGGAATTTGGGGCGGAAGGACACTGGCTCACCATAGACAAGATTCCAGGGTTCAGAGGTTGGATGAAGCGGCACGGAATAGACCCTGTGGCGAAGATGAAATACTTCTACGTCCACCCCAAGCCGAGGTCTTACATGGAGCCCGCATACCAGCAGGGGAAGCAGGTCGCGCCCGACGAGGTCAAGAGGGCTGTAGAAGCGGCGTTGCTGATGGCCGGCGTATGA